In Brassica rapa cultivar Chiifu-401-42 chromosome A06, CAAS_Brap_v3.01, whole genome shotgun sequence, a single window of DNA contains:
- the LOC103871789 gene encoding uncharacterized protein LOC103871789 has translation MSDGGQSHNKFLRIISTPFRALGKAYVRSITGCASRTQYPSSSVSTAFPRSKSSSSAAFSSSASTRRTTDFGIGDDYSELVRAASVRSFGHKNEIDMFIQEKVKQEKLQLEMQKKMKYGGLPKSSSVGMAKIDEDEEGEEGSVNPKTTKKVSELLYPRSKSYAVTGSPKF, from the coding sequence ATGAGCGACGGAGGACAAAGCCACAACAAGTTCTTGAGAATCATCTCAACACCTTTCCGAGCTTTAGGCAAAGCTTACGTGAGAAGTATCACTGGTTGTGCCTCTCGGACTCAGTATCCATCCTCCTCCGTCTCCACTGCTTTTCCAAGAAGCAAGAGCTCTTCCTCCGCCGCCTTCTCCTCCTCAGCATCTACACGTAGAACAACTGATTTTGGGATTGGCGATGATTACAGCGAGCTAGTGAGAGCTGCGTCGGTTAGGAGTTTTGGGCACAAGAACGAGATAGACATGTTTATACAAGAGAAGGTGAAACAAGAGAAGCTGCAACTGGAGAtgcagaagaagatgaagtatgGAGGGTTGCCGAAGAGCTCGAGCGTGGGGATGGCGAAGatagatgaagatgaagaaggagaggaAGGATCTGTGAATCCGAAGACGACTAAGAAAGTCTCTGAGCTTTTGTATCCTCGTAGCAAATCATATGCTGTTACTGGTAGCCCTAAGTTTTAG
- the LOC103871788 gene encoding calcium-transporting ATPase 3, endoplasmic reticulum-type — translation MEDAYARSVSEVLGFFEVDSTKGLSDSQVDQHSRLYGRNVLPEEKRTPFWKLVLKQFDDLLVKILIVAAIVSFVLALANGETGLTAFLEPFVILLILAANAAVGVITETNAEKALEELRAYQANIATVLRNGCFSILPATELVPGDIVEVAVGCKIPADLRMIEMSNNELRVDQAILTGESCSVEKDVDCPLTTNAVYQDKKNILFSGTDVVAGRGRAVVVGVGSNTAMGSIHDSMLHTDDEATPLKKKLDEFGSFLAKVIAGICVLVWVVNIGHFSDPSHGGFFKGAIHYFKIAVALAVAAIPEGLPAVVTTCLALGTKKMARLNAIVRSLPSVETLGCTTVICSDKTGTLTTNMMSVSKICVVQSADHGPVINEFSVSGTTYAPEGTVFDNNGQQLDFPAQSPCLHHLAMCSSLCNDSILQYNPDKDSYEKIGESTEVALRVLAEKVGLPGFDSMPSALNMLSKHERAAYCNHYWENQFKKVYVLEFTRDRKMMSVLCSHKQMDVMFSKGAPESIIARCTKLLCNSDGSVVPLTAAARAELESRFHSFGDETLRCLALAFKTVPHGQQTISYDNENDLTFIGLVGILDPPRKEVRDAMLACMTAGIRVIVVTGDNKSTAESICRKIGAFDNLVEFSGLSYTASEFERLPAVQQSLALRRMTLFSRVEPSHKRMLVEALQNQNEVVAMTGDGVNDAPALKKADIGIAMGSGTAVAKSASDMVLADDNFASIVAAVAEGRAIYNNTKQFIRYMISSNIGEVVCIFVAAVLGIPDTLAPVQLLWVNLVTDGLPATAIGFNKQDSDVMKAKPRKVGEAVVTGWLFFRYLVIGVYVGLATVAGFIWWFVYSEGGPKLTYSELMNFETCALRETSYPCSIFEDRHPSTVAMTVLVVVEMFNALNNLSENQSLLVITPRSNLWLVGSIILTMVLHMLILYVHPLAVLFSVTPLSWAEWTAVLYLSFPVIIIDEVLKFLSRNTGLRFRFRLRKTDLLPKDRRDK, via the exons ATGGAAGACGCTTACGCCAGATCTGTCTCAGAG GTGCTTGGTTTCTTTGAGGTAGACTCAACGAAGGGACTTTCTGATTCTCAG GTTGATCAGCATTCTAGACTTTACGGCCGGAATG TACTGCCCGAAGAGAAAA GAACTCCATTCTGGAAACTGGTTCTCAAACAGTTTGATGATTTACTTGTTAAGATATTGATTGTGGCTGCAATTGTCTCATTCGTATTGGCTTTGGCCAACGGAGAGACTGGTTTAACAGCATTTCTGGAGCCTTTT GTGATTCTGCTGATATTGGCTGCAAATGCGGCGGTGGGGGTAATTACGGAGACTAATGCTGAGAAGGCTCTTGAG GAGCTACGTGCCTACCAAGCAAATATAGCCACAGTATTGCGAAATG GGTGCTTTTCTATACTACCAGCAACAGAGCTGGTGCCAGGCGACATTGTTGAAGTGGCTG TGGGCTGTAAGATTCCAGCTGACCTTAGGATGATTGAGATGTCTAACAATGAGTTACGAGTTGATCAAGCAATTCTAACTG GTGAAAGCTGCTCTGTGGAGAAAGATGTTGACTgtcctttaacaacaaatgctGTCTACCAagacaagaaaaatattttattttcg GGAACTGATGTGGTCGCGGGTAGGGGCAGGGCTGTTGTCGTTGGAGTTGGTTCGAACACTGCGATGGGTAGCATACACGATTCGATGTTGCACACAGATGAT GAGGCAACTCCGTTGAAAAAGAAGCTGGACGAGTTTGGCAGCTTTTTGGCTAAG GTGATTGCGGGGATTTGTGTACTTGTGTGGGTTGTCAACATTGGTCACTTCAGTGACCCTTCTCACGGTGGCTTTTTCAAAGGCGCAATTCACTATTTTAAG ATTGCAGTTGCCCTTGCTGTTGCAGCTATTCCTGAAGGACTCCCTGCTGTTGTTACAAC GTGTTTAGCTCTTGGAACAAAGAAAATGGCTCGTTTGAATGCCATTGTTCGGTCATTGCCATCTGTCGAGACGCTTGGCTGCACTACTGTAATTTGCAGTGACAAGACTGGAACATTGACAACCAATATGATGTCCGTTTCTAAG ATCTGCGTAGTCCAATCTGCAGACCATGGTCCTGTGATTAACGAGTTCAGTGTTAGCGGGACAACTTATGCACCCGAAGGTACCGTCTTTGACAACAATGGCCAGCAG CTTGACTTCCCTGCTCAGTCACCATGCCTTCACCATTTAGCAATGTGTTCATCACTCTGCAATGACTCAATTTTGCAATACAATCCAGACAAGGATTCTTATGAAAAAATTGGAGAGTCAACTGAAGTTGCTCTTCGAGTTCTTGCAGAAAAG GTCGGCCTCCCTGGTTTTGATTCGATGCCGTCTGCTCTAAACATGTTGAGCAAGCATGAACGTGCAGCATACTGCAACCATTATTgggaaaaccaatttaaaaag GTTTATGTTTTGGAGTTTACACGTGACCGCAAAATGATGAGCGTCCTGTGTAGCCATAAGCAAATGGATGTAATGTTTTCAAAGGGTGCTCCAGAAAGTATAATTGCTAGGTGTACCAAACTTCTCTGCAACAGTGATGGTTCTGTTGTTCCATTAACTGCTGCTGCCCGTGCAGAGCTTGAGTCGAGGTTCCACAG TTTTGGAGATGAAACACTGAGATGCTTAGCGTTAGCATTTAAAACCGTGCCCCATGGTCAACAAACTATTTCCTATGATAATGAGAACGACCTGACGTTTATTGGGTTG GTGGGAATCCTTGATCCACCACGAAAAGAAGTGAGAGATGCTATGCTTGCGTGTATGACTGCTGGGATTCGTGTTATAGTTGTAACCGGGGATAACAAG TCCACAGCAGAGTCGATATGTAGAAAAATAGGGGCATTCGACAATCTGGTCGAATTTTCTGGTCTGTCTTACACGGCTTCTGAATTTGAACGGCTTCCAGCGGTGCAACAAAGTCTAGCATTGCGACGGATGACACTTTTTTCCAG GGTTGAACCTTCCCACAAAAGGATGCTTGTTGAAGCCCTACAGAACCAAAATGAAGTG GTGGCAATGACTGGTGATGGCGTCAATGATGCTCCTGCATTGAAGAAAGCTGACATTGGGATTGCCATGGGTTCTGGAACTGCTGTAGCAAAG AGTGCTTCAGATATGGTTTTGGCTGATGATAATTTTGCTTCAATAGTTGCG GCTGTTGCGGAAGGAAGAGCTATATATAATAACACCAAGCAATTCATTAGATACATGATCTCTTCAAATATCGGGGAAGTGGTGTGTATATTTGTAGCAGCTGTACTGGGAATCCCTGATACCTTGGCGCCT GTTCAACTTTTGTGGGTCAATTTGGTAACGGATGGATTGCCCGCCACTGCCATTGGCTTCAATAAACAAGATTCCGATGTCATGAAGGCAAAGCCTCGAAAG GTTGGTGAAGCAGTGGTCACTGGGTGGTTATTCTTCCGCTATCTGGTTATCGGag TTTATGTTGGCCTGGCAACTGTTGCTGGCTTTATATGGTGGTTTGTTTATTCTGAAGGTGGTCCAAAGCTTACTTACAGTGAACTG ATGAACTTTGAAACGTGCGCACTTAGAGAGACAAGTTATCCCTGCAGCATATTTGAGGATCGGCATCCGTCGACCGTGGCTATGACAGTACTTGTTGTTGTAGAGATGTTTAACGCTCTAAATAACCTCAGTGAAAATCAATCCCTTCT GGTTATAACCCCAAGGAGTAACTTATGGCTTGTTGGTTCAATTATCCTGACGATGGTTCTGCACATGCTTATATTATATGTTCATCCACTCGCAGTCTTATTTTCT GTTACGCCATTGTCATGGGCCGAATGGACCGCCGTTCTGTATCTTTCGTTTCCA GTTATCATCATCGATGAGGTTCTAAAGTTCCTCTCTAGAAATACCG GCTTGAGGTTCAGGTTCAGACTGAGGAAGACGGATTTACTCCCTAAGGACCGGCGTGACAAGTAA
- the LOC103871790 gene encoding protein PHLOEM PROTEIN 2-LIKE A9 encodes MSAQKAVKSSHFEAESNMEQDIVRKAWVFKPSGLNFVWGGDSRYWVIPKEDRTPAELKMVSWLEVTGSFDKVEPGKTYRLGFKISFTGDATGWDKAPVFMSAKVGKKGKTIWKRIKSINTNFEKLKSGTSPVNIPDETDGRFEIFVSPTEPITQDTKLQFGLYEVWTGKWKSGLLIYDASVQEVNQKL; translated from the exons ATGTCTGCCCAAAAAGCTGTCAAGAGTTCTCATTTCGAGGCAGAATCCAACATGGAACAAGAT ATCGTTAGAAAAGCATGGGTTTTCAAGCCAAGTGGTCTTAACTTCGTATGGGGTGGTGACTCTCGGTACTGGGTCATCCCTAAAGAAGACAG GACGCCTGCTGAACTAAAGATGGTGAGTTGGTTAGAAGTAACCGGTTCGTTTGACAAGGTCGAACCAGGCAAAACGTACCGACTCGGTTTCAAAATCTCCTTCACAGGTGATGCAACCGGATGGGACAAGGCTCCGGTTTTCATGTCCGCCAAAGTTGGGAAGAAAGGGAAGACAATCTGGAAGAGGATCAAATCTATTAACACCAACTTCGAGAAGCTTAAAAGCGGGACATCACCGGTTAACATACCAGATGAGACTGACGGAAGATTCGAGATCTTCGTCAGTCCCACGGAACCAATAACACAAGACACCAAGCTTCAGTTTGGTTTGTATGAAGTGTGGACCGGAAAATGGAAGTCAGGTCTGTTGATCTATGACGCTTCTGTTCAAGAAGTGAACcagaaattatga
- the LOC103872182 gene encoding protein PHLOEM PROTEIN 2-LIKE A10-like, with amino-acid sequence MITDSLCNVSQALTIGVSRGYNSDDDTGPSVVDRVIDKALGSGFISVVVGSFAKNLVLGLYSNENGVECDWVSLLCDEKCREVLADCIQRFTSTAVSVYLDKTMDINAYDQIFQGLTNPKHQDSVKDVLVSVCNGALQTLVKTSHDVFTSRSSAVMEEEEEDEFKTSHDVFT; translated from the coding sequence ATGATCACGGACTCGCTCTGTAACGTCTCTCAGGCTCTAACGATCGGTGTCTCTCGTGGATACAATAGCGATGATGATACGGGACCAAGTGTGGTTGATAGAGTGATCGATAAGGCCTTAGGATCTGGTTTCATATCAGTTGTTGTTGGTAGCTTTGCCAAGAATCTCGTTCTTGGACTTTACTCTAACGAGAATGGTGTGGAGTGTGATTGGGTGAGCTTGCTTTGCGATGAGAAGTGTAGAGAGGTTTTAGCTGATTGCATCCAGAGATTCACCAGCACTGCAGTCTCTGTGTACCTCGATAAGACCATGGACATCAACGCTTATGATCAGATCTTCCAAGGCTTGACTAATCCTAAACATCAGGATAGTGTTAAAGACGTTCTTGTTTCGGTTTGTAACGGTGCTCTCCAGACTCTTGTCAAGACGTCTCATGATGTCTTTACTTCGAGGTCTAGTGCCgtgatggaagaagaagaagaagacgagttCAAGACGTCTCATGATGTCTTTACTTAG